The Halococcus salifodinae DSM 8989 DNA window GTAGTGTTTCGGCCAGAGCAACATAAACCATTGCCCGCCTCCATGAGAGATTGTACATGTAGCTCACAACAGCGCGAGGTCAATGACTATCGAAGAATTCATTATCGTACCCCAGAGGCCGATGCTGAACCAGCGAGAGACGCGATCGGATTGCACCTGCTGTTTGGTGTTCCGTATTCGGAGAGCCACATATAAATAACAGAGTGCAAAGAGCAACAGTATCCCTCCAGCCAGAAACAGCGCGTAATAGATGTTGATAAGTGCGGCGAGCGCCGTCGAGACGCCCGCGAGCAACACGCTCCGCCAGACACCGAGGCGTTGGGTGAATGTCGAAATGCCGTGAACCCGATCGTAGTAGGTGTCTGCTGCTTGGTGGGAAACGTGGTAGCCGAAGGCGTACAGGAACACGACAGTAAGCACCGCGATTTCCTGTCCTCCGACGGTGGATCCACCAGCGATGAAAAAGAAGACCGCTACGCACCCAACGTCTACGACGGTGGTTGTCAGATGGTTAAACAATCCGCGCTCCTTGATCCTCGGCGGGTAGGTGTAAATAAATCCTAAGAGACACATGGCCGCGCCGAACCCAAGATACGCGGGCATGTGTATGGAAACCGCGATCCAGCCCCAGAGAAAGACACCGCCGATCAGTTCGGCGACAAGTATCGTCAGCGACCCCTCGATTCCCAGTCGATCAAGTGCATTGGGGATACGAGATTTTTCCGGGTTCCCTCGATCAAGTTCACGGTCGTGAATCACGTCTGCTACGGATGCCTGCATCTTCGAAAGCATGGCGGCGAGAAAGCCCATTAAGAGCATATCCCAATTCGAACCGAACGCCGTGACTCCACGCGATGTCGTTGCGAGGCCGATACCGACACCGAGATACGCAACGTTGTAGCCGATCGTCTCGGGGAGGCGGTTGATTGTTGCGAAATCGCGGATCAACCGGAATAAGGAAGTGGGGCTGGGAGTGCCGTTCGAACTCCCGTGATGTGGGGCCATAGCAAAGCATTAGCCGAGCAAAAATATCACATCATCTGTGGTAGAAATTCACGCTTCTGGGTATTTCATCATGTTTGAGATTTTATATAACTGCGGGATGGGCACTGTTAACTTAGCCCCGCAGCTTCGACCGGCGGTTGATTGTCAAGCGCTTGGTGGCTCCGGAGGTGATTGTAGTAGTAGGCGTAGGCAGTCAGCCAGCGCTCGGCGCTTGGCTGACTGCCGTTCCAGGTTTCGTGAAACCGTTCGATCCGCATCGTGAACGTCTGAAACAGCTTCTCGACGATGTTGCGGTCGGTGTAGTCAAGCTGACCGCTGAGATCAGTCTTTGCGAGAGCAGTCAGATAGCCCATGCCGTCGACGAGAAACTCCGCGTCGGAGACGCGGTGTTTCTCTTGTAATTCGCGGAGGAACGACGTTGCTGGGTCGGTTCCACGATGTTCAGAAAGTCGTGCGTGGAGTACGACTTTCGAATCGATATCGATCGCCGCGTAGAGCCAGACTTCGCGCTCTTCGGCCAGCTGAACCTGTTTTTCGTCGACCGCAACGCGATCAGGTTCGGCGGTGAACGTCTGCTCGTGAGACTCGGCGAACGACTGGCACCAGTTACGAATAGCGGGGCGGCTGCGGTCGACGCCGAACCAGCCTAACATGTCGCGGATTTCGGCGAGTGAGGCGGCTGAAGCATGCAACGCGCACGCCAGCCGGATCAGGCCGGCTGGCGTGCGCTCCCCGTCCAAAAACGGTACAGTGCTGGCGTCCCCATCTGCCAATCGGAGTTCCTCTATCATGGCCCTATCATGTACGGAGGAACTCCACTCACTTCAGCCGACTAAGTTAACAGTGCCGCGGGATGGTCTGTATTAAAAATCTGACACTACTGATGCCAAAAATAGCATATCCTGATACGAGCGGTCGGTCAAGGAACAGTCGGTCGCTCGTGATCAGTTGGTACAGAGATGATCAACAACGTGCCGGGCGTCCGCACCGACCCCACCAAGAGAGGCTGAAACGACCGTCGATTGGTATGGCAGTCCGATGAAGTACAGACCAGGTTGTTCCGGTACGACGCCGCGATCGTTTATCGGGTAGCCACCCGCATCGAATCGGAGTCCCGGGAGGTCGATCCAACTGTAGTCCGGCTGGAATCCAGTTGCCCATACTACGGTCGCCACCTCAAGGGGCTCCCCGTCGAGTACCGGCCTGCCGTTCTTGACACCCTGCGTCCGGGGGACCCGCTTGACGCCCGCCTGCCGGATCTCGGGTTCAGTGAGCCGAACCAGCGGATCGCCGCGTGCGCGGCTTCGCTGTTCGATCCTCTTACAGAGCCACGAGCCCGCCGTGATGACGTTGCGGCCCAGCCACCAGAACAGACGGCTATTAAACAGTCGAAGCGGTATCGAGCCGGTTTCCGGCCCGGAGAGAAACGTCTGTTGGCCTGTTGCCGCCAGATCGGTGGCGATCTCAGCTCCGGCGTTGCCAGCTCCGACGACGAGCGCAGCCCCCTCAGAAATCTGTTCGGGATTGCGGTAGGCGGTTGAATGGAACTGCGTGATGGCCGGATCGAGGGTGTCATTAAACGCGGGCACGTTCGGGGTAGCGAACGCGCCGGTCGCCACCACGACGTTCTCGACGGTGATTGGCTGTGAGCCCCGCTCGGTCTCGATCTCGACCACGTAGCGTCCATCCTGCTGACTGAGTGTTTCGACGGTCGTCCCGAGGCACACCGGAAGATCGAACGTTGAGGCATACGTTTCGAGGTAATCGGCTACCTCATCCTTCGTGGGAAAATGGTTATCCGGAGCTGGAAACGGGAGTCCCGGCAGGCTGCTGTACTGAGCTTGCGTGAACAGTTGGAGTGAATCCCAGCGGTGCCGCCACGCATCCCCGATCCGATCACTGGCGTCGAAAACGACGAATTCG harbors:
- a CDS encoding UbiA family prenyltransferase translates to MIRDFATINRLPETIGYNVAYLGVGIGLATTSRGVTAFGSNWDMLLMGFLAAMLSKMQASVADVIHDRELDRGNPEKSRIPNALDRLGIEGSLTILVAELIGGVFLWGWIAVSIHMPAYLGFGAAMCLLGFIYTYPPRIKERGLFNHLTTTVVDVGCVAVFFFIAGGSTVGGQEIAVLTVVFLYAFGYHVSHQAADTYYDRVHGISTFTQRLGVWRSVLLAGVSTALAALINIYYALFLAGGILLLFALCYLYVALRIRNTKQQVQSDRVSRWFSIGLWGTIMNSSIVIDLALL
- a CDS encoding IS6 family transposase, which gives rise to MIEELRLADGDASTVPFLDGERTPAGLIRLACALHASAASLAEIRDMLGWFGVDRSRPAIRNWCQSFAESHEQTFTAEPDRVAVDEKQVQLAEEREVWLYAAIDIDSKVVLHARLSEHRGTDPATSFLRELQEKHRVSDAEFLVDGMGYLTALAKTDLSGQLDYTDRNIVEKLFQTFTMRIERFHETWNGSQPSAERWLTAYAYYYNHLRSHQALDNQPPVEAAGLS
- a CDS encoding flavin-containing monooxygenase, coding for MGDPFQHLDTIVIGGGQSGLAVGYYLNQHDREFVVFDASDRIGDAWRHRWDSLQLFTQAQYSSLPGLPFPAPDNHFPTKDEVADYLETYASTFDLPVCLGTTVETLSQQDGRYVVEIETERGSQPITVENVVVATGAFATPNVPAFNDTLDPAITQFHSTAYRNPEQISEGAALVVGAGNAGAEIATDLAATGQQTFLSGPETGSIPLRLFNSRLFWWLGRNVITAGSWLCKRIEQRSRARGDPLVRLTEPEIRQAGVKRVPRTQGVKNGRPVLDGEPLEVATVVWATGFQPDYSWIDLPGLRFDAGGYPINDRGVVPEQPGLYFIGLPYQSTVVSASLGGVGADARHVVDHLCTN